The sequence ttgttgttgttgaaataCTAATTAACTGTTAACTCTGGACAATTTTCATATTTGGTTTATAATTCATGTCACTCAAAACTAAGATAGCAATTCTACACATATTTAGCTTTTTGTTTCACAGAAATATCACATATTCCTTAAGGGGGGCGTTTTCCCCCACTCTACCCTAATGAATGTAGGCTATGGCTTGTAGGTTTGAATGTaggttttttttgtacttttttttttgctttttttgaacATTAGTCTGTTCCCTCATTACTTCTGTATGTGATGATATGCCTACCTTGAATATTAATTTGACAGAAACTAAAAATGCATGCGTTGGTCGACATATAGTCATAAACATACGTTTAATTAAGTTTTGTTTTAAAATTCTAGTTTCACAAAGGTCATAGTCCTATATTGTGAAAAGTTTGATCCTGTTTACAAAATAGCATACAAATGTATGATTATGAAAGTTGGCAGTAAGACACTACTACCAGAGAATGCCTAATAAGGTGAGAACTTCCACTGTCAGAAAACTTccagtttctgaactggttgcagttccttctctggttccacgtgagggcgctcgtccactaTATACGGCTCTGAGTAGACGGGCTTTGGTACTACCATTCTGTCACATTTGTAATGTACTAATGATGAAAAATAAACAGCAAGGgtttagtaggctaggctacgccTACATTTACGGCAACACAGTTAGCCTGGTATGCAAACAGGACTAATGTCCTTATTGCTTTATTGCACTCCCTTTGGAAAAAAGGAAAGGAGTACCCTTATCAGAACATTTTTAGAAAGTGTTCACAGAGTGACTTGTTTTATTTTCCTTCCAAGGTATTAATAAAAATGGAAGAACCTCTTAATCCAGCAACACAAAGGTCAGTAAACTATCATTAGATTTGATGAAGTCTTTTTCAATTTGAAAACAAAGCAATATGTCGATATTATGCCAGTCTGCAATACATTGAACATCAGGAGGTCATGTGAATCCATCTGCTGTCCTTGTCAACTTTTATTGCAGAGTAGAACCATGTGACTCCTCGGAGAGTGTGACTGCTCCAGAAACCACTGTCCCCAAGAAAAagaaggggaagaggagggaaagagCCAGGAAAGCTAAGGAGGTCCTAACGAGCTGGCCGTCCACCAGCCATGATCCAGTCACCCAGCCGCCCCGAAGCCAGCAAACCCAGGCCACTCAGACCGATGACGGACTCCTAGGGAAGAGCACAACGGCAATGGGAACACAGACCAAGTCGACTTCGACGTGGGACAAGTCCACGCAGACACCTGGGGCTCGGTTTGCCAGAGAGACTCGAACAGTCCCAGCCACAGCCCCAGCTCCTATCCTGCCTCCCTCAGACCAACTCCCCCAAGATCAGTCACCTCCAAGTCAGCCAGATTCACCTGAGCAACCCCTTGAAAACCCCGGTCAAACCAACACTAAAAGTAAGAGAAATGCAAATGAACTCTTTGTACTGACATGGAATATCGATGGCCTTGATCAGGAAGATATGGATGAACGGTTCCCTGGATTGCTGAAGTACCTTGCCAGGTGGGTCATGTGTATTCAAAAAACCTTTCTCCTGAACGGTTAATATAGAGGGTATTTCCATTTATGATTATAGTATAGATGACAGTTGTATGTATTGATGCACTTATCCAGTTTTATGTTGGTAGGATCCGTCCAGACATAGTTCTGTTGCAAGAACTTATATCACCCATAGCAGAAGCCCTTGATGAAATCATGAAAGACTATGAGTTTATTATGGGTAAGAGACATTGACCAATCTTCTTTGAAATATAAGCAGTGTTAATCAAGTTTAATCACATTTTCACCAATAAAAGCCATTGGTTAGTTATGTGCTTTGTTATGTTTAAGCCACTGGGTAGTTACTGTATGTTTCCTTTTCTAATGGACAACTCCATGCTAGGCAACACCAGTGGGTATTTCACTGGGATAGCACTGCGTAAATCCAGGGTGAAGCTCCTTCAGAGCAACGTTGTGAACTATCCCACCACTGAGCAGGGCAGGAATCTCCTAATGACACAGGTGGGCCCTGTCATCTCACAGACACAAAattgtacatttttaaaaactAACTAAAAAACTGTAGAACTGTCAGTAGAGTTATCAaaaatttatataaaaaaataaacatttctaTGTCTGTGAGTTTGC is a genomic window of Alosa sapidissima isolate fAloSap1 chromosome 10, fAloSap1.pri, whole genome shotgun sequence containing:
- the LOC121719976 gene encoding tyrosyl-DNA phosphodiesterase 2 isoform X1 encodes the protein MEEPLNPATQRVEPCDSSESVTAPETTVPKKKKGKRRERARKAKEVLTSWPSTSHDPVTQPPRSQQTQATQTDDGLLGKSTTAMGTQTKSTSTWDKSTQTPGARFARETRTVPATAPAPILPPSDQLPQDQSPPSQPDSPEQPLENPGQTNTKSKRNANELFVLTWNIDGLDQEDMDERFPGLLKYLARIRPDIVLLQELISPIAEALDEIMKDYEFIMGNTSGYFTGIALRKSRVKLLQSNVVNYPTTEQGRNLLMTQLSFSGHPLWLMTSHLESCKDNSQERMNQLRRVWKRMREAPEDHTVIFGGDTNLRDREIKRLGGLPEGISDVWEVLGQPEDCRYTWDTVKNNNKDIPFPARLRFDRVYIRPGKKGANVNPVSMKLVGQDLLKCGRYTSDHWGILCEFSIDSGLS
- the LOC121719976 gene encoding tyrosyl-DNA phosphodiesterase 2 isoform X2, with the protein product MGTQTKSTSTWDKSTQTPGARFARETRTVPATAPAPILPPSDQLPQDQSPPSQPDSPEQPLENPGQTNTKSKRNANELFVLTWNIDGLDQEDMDERFPGLLKYLARIRPDIVLLQELISPIAEALDEIMKDYEFIMGNTSGYFTGIALRKSRVKLLQSNVVNYPTTEQGRNLLMTQLSFSGHPLWLMTSHLESCKDNSQERMNQLRRVWKRMREAPEDHTVIFGGDTNLRDREIKRLGGLPEGISDVWEVLGQPEDCRYTWDTVKNNNKDIPFPARLRFDRVYIRPGKKGANVNPVSMKLVGQDLLKCGRYTSDHWGILCEFSIDSGLS